The nucleotide window GCCCCTTCGAACGCGCGCGCGATGCTCGACCATCGCGTGCCAGTCGGCTTCGCGTCACCCCAGGAAGCTGCCCCTTCGAGGCTCAGGGTAAACTCCACCCGTGAGGGGTTTCGGGGATTTTTTTCATTTAGTTCAGCTTCACCACGCGCAACAGCTTAGCGGGATTTCGGCATCTTGAGGCCGCGCTCCGCGATGATGTTCTTCTGGATGTGCGAGGTGCCGCCGCCGATCACCAGCCCGAGCGAGAACATCCATTCGTACGGCCAGTACGCGTGATCGAGTGCTGATTCCTCATCGCGCGCGAGCATCGAGTAGTCGCCCATCGCTTCCATCGCCGCGGTCGCGAGATCGTGATTGAGTTCGGTGCCGACCAGCTTGTTGATCATCGCTTCGATGCCGGGATTCTTGCCGCGAATCTGATCGGTTAGCTGGCGCAAGGAGTGGAAGCGCATCGCTTCGACGCGAATTTCGAGATCGACCAGGCGCTGGCGAAAAACCGGATCTTCGGTGAGTGGACGTCCGCGCCGCTTGATCGTTTTAGCCAGCGCCAGCAGGCGATTGAAGCGCTGCTCGCTGCCGCTGGCGGAGCCGAGCATGTTGCGCTCGTGAAAGAGCGTGGCGTTGGCGACGATCCATCCTTCGTTGAGCTTGCCGACCAGGTTTTTGCGCGGGACGTGGACGTTGTCGAAAAAAACTTCGTTGAAGCCGCGGTCGCCGGTCATCTGCACTAGCGGGCGCACCGTGATTCCGGGGGAATGCATATCGATCAGGATGTATGAAATCCCGCGATGCTTCGGCGCTTCGGGATCGGTGCGCACCAGGCAGAACATCATGTCGGAATACTGCGCGCCCGAGGTCCAGACTTTCTGCCCGTTGACGACGAATTCATCGCCGACGATTTCCGCGCGCGTGGTGAGCGAGGCGAGGTCGGAGCCCGAGCCGGGCTCGGAATAACCCTGGCACCAGATTTCTTCGGCGGTGAGGATTTTCGGCAGGTAGCGCTGGCGCTGCTCCTCGGTGCCCCACGAGATCAGCGTCGGCCCGAGCATCCCGAGTCCCGAGCCGCCGACCAGGTATGGCGATTTCGC belongs to Candidatus Binatus sp. and includes:
- a CDS encoding acyl-CoA dehydrogenase family protein — its product is MDLQFTAEEEAYRKSVRAWLEENMPKSGLSADREGRDDKAFLDKAKLWQRKLYEAGFIALAWPKEYGGQAMDPVRQSIVNDEMVRAKSPYLVGGSGLGMLGPTLISWGTEEQRQRYLPKILTAEEIWCQGYSEPGSGSDLASLTTRAEIVGDEFVVNGQKVWTSGAQYSDMMFCLVRTDPEAPKHRGISYILIDMHSPGITVRPLVQMTGDRGFNEVFFDNVHVPRKNLVGKLNEGWIVANATLFHERNMLGSASGSEQRFNRLLALAKTIKRRGRPLTEDPVFRQRLVDLEIRVEAMRFHSLRQLTDQIRGKNPGIEAMINKLVGTELNHDLATAAMEAMGDYSMLARDEESALDHAYWPYEWMFSLGLVIGGGTSHIQKNIIAERGLKMPKSR